Proteins encoded by one window of Homo sapiens chromosome 10, GRCh38.p14 Primary Assembly:
- the ZNF239 gene encoding zinc finger protein 239 isoform X1: MGHALLKDVVMELEGSNLCFCLFVPPLLRGLSLLFQPSSSEWRPVTLNRKLGRQHPSLPSSLPSSFPTGDKLGTSYIQGCLCGLHRGGVRSPGLCSQEAVRSCDAGQLQKLGLGDLNENSVENLQQKTLQDLLHELSSWLVLEGMASTITGSQDCIVNHRGEVDGEPELDISPCQQWGEASSPISRNRDSVMTLQSGCFENIESETYLPLKVSSQIDTQDSSVKFCKNEPQDHQESRRLFVMEESTERKVIKGESCSENLQVKLVSDGQELASPLLNGEATCQNGQLKESLDPIDCNCKDIHGWKSQVVSCSQQRAHTEEKPCDHNNCGKILNTSPDGHPYEKIHTAEKQYECSQCGKNFSQSSELLLHQRDHTEEKPYKCEQCGKGFTRSSSLLIHQAVHTDEKPYKCDKCGKGFTRSSSLLIHHAVHTGEKPYKCDKCGKGFSQSSKLHIHQRVHTGEKPYECEECGMSFSQRSNLHIHQRVHTGERPYKCGECGKGFSQSSNLHIHRCIHTGEKPYQCYECGKGFSQSSDLRIHLRVHTGEKPYHCGKCGKGFSQSSKLLIHQRVHTGEKPYECSKCGKGFSQSSNLHIHQRVHKKDPR; encoded by the exons ATGGGTCATGCCTTGCTAAAGGATGTGGTGATGGAGCTTGAAGGCAGCAACCTttgcttctgtttgtttgtcccACCTTTACTCCGGGGCTTGAGCCTCCTTTTCCAGCCCTCTTCCTCAGAATGGAGACCAGTGACCTTGAACAGAAAGCTTGGGAGACAGCACCCATCCTTACCTTCATCTTTACCCTCATCCTTCCCCACTGGTGACAAGTTGG GAACCAGTTACATTCAAGGATGCCTCTGTGGCCTTCACCGAGGAGGAGTGAGGTCACCTGGACTCTGCTCCCAGGAAGCTGTGCGGAGCTGTGATGCTGGGCAACTACAGAAACTTGGTCTTG GAGACTTGAATGAAAATTCTGTGGAGAATCTTCAGCAGAAAACACTTCAGGATCTGTTACATGAGCTTTCCTCCTGGCTAGTTTTGGAAGGCATGGCCAGTACAATTACTGGAAGTCAGGATTGTATTGTGAATCATCGAGGGGAAGTGGATGGGGAGCCTGAACTAGATATTTCCCCTTGTCAACAGTGGGGAGAAGCATCTTCTCCTATTTCCAGAAACAGGGACAGTGTGATGACTCTTCAAAGTGGTTGTTTCGAAAACATTGAAAGTGAAACATATTTGCCTTTGAAAGTCTCAAGCCAAATAGACACACAAGACTCTTCAGTGAAGTTCTGTAAGAATGAGCCTCAGGATCATCAGGAAAGCAGACGTCTCTTTGTAATGGAAGAAAGCACTGAgagaaaagtgataaaggggGAAAGTTGTTCAGAGAACCTTCAAGTTAAACTGGTGTCTGATGGACAAGAACTGGCCTCGCCATTGTTAAATGGTGAGGCAACTTGCCAGAATGGCCAGTTAAAAGAATCTTTGGATCCCATTGACTGTAACTGCAAAGACATTCATGGATGGAAATCACAGGTGGTCAGTTGTAGTCAGCAGAGAGCTCATACAGAGGAGAAACCCTGTGACCATAATAACTGTGGGAAAATACTTAACACCAGCCCAGATGGTCATCCATATGAGAAAATCCACACTGCAGAGAAACAATACGAATGTAGTCAGTGTGGTAAGAACTTCAGTCAAAGCTCAGAGCTACTACTTCATCAGAGAGACCACACAGAagaaaaaccctacaaatgtgagcAATGTGGGAAGGGCTTCACAAGGAGCTCGAGTCTGCTTATCCATCAGGCAGTCCACACAGATGAGAAGCCTTATAAGTGTGACAAGTGTGGGAAGGGCTTCACCAGGAGCTCAAGTCTGCTCATCCATCATGCCGTCCATACAGGCGAAAAACCTTATAAATGTGACAAGTGTGGGAAGGGCTTTAGTCAGAGCTCCAAACTGCACATCCACCAGCGagtccacactggagagaagccctatgaGTGTGAGGAGTGTGGTATGAGCTTCAGTCAGCGCTCAAACCTGCACATCCACCAGCGAGTACACACAGGAGAGAGGCCCTACAAGTGTGGTGAGTGTGGGAAGGGCTTCAGTCAGAGCTCGAACCTTCACATTCACCGGTGCATCCACACAGGAGAGAAGCCTTACCAATGCTATGAGTGTGGGAAGGGTTTCAGCCAGAGCTCGGATCTTCGCATCCATCTCAGagtccacactggagagaagccctatCACTGTGGCAAGTGTGGGAAGGGATTTAGCCAGAGTTCCAAACTCCTCATCCACCAGAGAGTacatactggagagaagccctatgaGTGCAGCAAGTGTGGGAAGGGCTTCAGCCAGAGCTCCAACCTTCACATCCACCAGCGGGTTCACAAGAAAGATCCTCGCTAA
- the ZNF239 gene encoding zinc finger protein 239 isoform c (isoform c is encoded by transcript variant 11), whose amino-acid sequence MTRVRPSSSEWRPVTLNRKLGRQHPSLPSSLPSSFPTGDKLGTSYIQGCLCGLHRGGVRSPGLCSQEAVRSCDAGQLQKLGLGDLNENSVENLQQKTLQDLLHELSSWLVLEGMASTITGSQDCIVNHRGEVDGEPELDISPCQQWGEASSPISRNRDSVMTLQSGCFENIESETYLPLKVSSQIDTQDSSVKFCKNEPQDHQESRRLFVMEESTERKVIKGESCSENLQVKLVSDGQELASPLLNGEATCQNGQLKESLDPIDCNCKDIHGWKSQVVSCSQQRAHTEEKPCDHNNCGKILNTSPDGHPYEKIHTAEKQYECSQCGKNFSQSSELLLHQRDHTEEKPYKCEQCGKGFTRSSSLLIHQAVHTDEKPYKCDKCGKGFTRSSSLLIHHAVHTGEKPYKCDKCGKGFSQSSKLHIHQRVHTGEKPYECEECGMSFSQRSNLHIHQRVHTGERPYKCGECGKGFSQSSNLHIHRCIHTGEKPYQCYECGKGFSQSSDLRIHLRVHTGEKPYHCGKCGKGFSQSSKLLIHQRVHTGEKPYECSKCGKGFSQSSNLHIHQRVHKKDPR is encoded by the exons ATGACCAGGGTCCGG CCCTCTTCCTCAGAATGGAGACCAGTGACCTTGAACAGAAAGCTTGGGAGACAGCACCCATCCTTACCTTCATCTTTACCCTCATCCTTCCCCACTGGTGACAAGTTGG GAACCAGTTACATTCAAGGATGCCTCTGTGGCCTTCACCGAGGAGGAGTGAGGTCACCTGGACTCTGCTCCCAGGAAGCTGTGCGGAGCTGTGATGCTGGGCAACTACAGAAACTTGGTCTTG GAGACTTGAATGAAAATTCTGTGGAGAATCTTCAGCAGAAAACACTTCAGGATCTGTTACATGAGCTTTCCTCCTGGCTAGTTTTGGAAGGCATGGCCAGTACAATTACTGGAAGTCAGGATTGTATTGTGAATCATCGAGGGGAAGTGGATGGGGAGCCTGAACTAGATATTTCCCCTTGTCAACAGTGGGGAGAAGCATCTTCTCCTATTTCCAGAAACAGGGACAGTGTGATGACTCTTCAAAGTGGTTGTTTCGAAAACATTGAAAGTGAAACATATTTGCCTTTGAAAGTCTCAAGCCAAATAGACACACAAGACTCTTCAGTGAAGTTCTGTAAGAATGAGCCTCAGGATCATCAGGAAAGCAGACGTCTCTTTGTAATGGAAGAAAGCACTGAgagaaaagtgataaaggggGAAAGTTGTTCAGAGAACCTTCAAGTTAAACTGGTGTCTGATGGACAAGAACTGGCCTCGCCATTGTTAAATGGTGAGGCAACTTGCCAGAATGGCCAGTTAAAAGAATCTTTGGATCCCATTGACTGTAACTGCAAAGACATTCATGGATGGAAATCACAGGTGGTCAGTTGTAGTCAGCAGAGAGCTCATACAGAGGAGAAACCCTGTGACCATAATAACTGTGGGAAAATACTTAACACCAGCCCAGATGGTCATCCATATGAGAAAATCCACACTGCAGAGAAACAATACGAATGTAGTCAGTGTGGTAAGAACTTCAGTCAAAGCTCAGAGCTACTACTTCATCAGAGAGACCACACAGAagaaaaaccctacaaatgtgagcAATGTGGGAAGGGCTTCACAAGGAGCTCGAGTCTGCTTATCCATCAGGCAGTCCACACAGATGAGAAGCCTTATAAGTGTGACAAGTGTGGGAAGGGCTTCACCAGGAGCTCAAGTCTGCTCATCCATCATGCCGTCCATACAGGCGAAAAACCTTATAAATGTGACAAGTGTGGGAAGGGCTTTAGTCAGAGCTCCAAACTGCACATCCACCAGCGagtccacactggagagaagccctatgaGTGTGAGGAGTGTGGTATGAGCTTCAGTCAGCGCTCAAACCTGCACATCCACCAGCGAGTACACACAGGAGAGAGGCCCTACAAGTGTGGTGAGTGTGGGAAGGGCTTCAGTCAGAGCTCGAACCTTCACATTCACCGGTGCATCCACACAGGAGAGAAGCCTTACCAATGCTATGAGTGTGGGAAGGGTTTCAGCCAGAGCTCGGATCTTCGCATCCATCTCAGagtccacactggagagaagccctatCACTGTGGCAAGTGTGGGAAGGGATTTAGCCAGAGTTCCAAACTCCTCATCCACCAGAGAGTacatactggagagaagccctatgaGTGCAGCAAGTGTGGGAAGGGCTTCAGCCAGAGCTCCAACCTTCACATCCACCAGCGGGTTCACAAGAAAGATCCTCGCTAA
- the ZNF239 gene encoding zinc finger protein 239 isoform a (isoform a is encoded by transcript variant 5): MASTITGSQDCIVNHRGEVDGEPELDISPCQQWGEASSPISRNRDSVMTLQSGCFENIESETYLPLKVSSQIDTQDSSVKFCKNEPQDHQESRRLFVMEESTERKVIKGESCSENLQVKLVSDGQELASPLLNGEATCQNGQLKESLDPIDCNCKDIHGWKSQVVSCSQQRAHTEEKPCDHNNCGKILNTSPDGHPYEKIHTAEKQYECSQCGKNFSQSSELLLHQRDHTEEKPYKCEQCGKGFTRSSSLLIHQAVHTDEKPYKCDKCGKGFTRSSSLLIHHAVHTGEKPYKCDKCGKGFSQSSKLHIHQRVHTGEKPYECEECGMSFSQRSNLHIHQRVHTGERPYKCGECGKGFSQSSNLHIHRCIHTGEKPYQCYECGKGFSQSSDLRIHLRVHTGEKPYHCGKCGKGFSQSSKLLIHQRVHTGEKPYECSKCGKGFSQSSNLHIHQRVHKKDPR; encoded by the coding sequence ATGGCCAGTACAATTACTGGAAGTCAGGATTGTATTGTGAATCATCGAGGGGAAGTGGATGGGGAGCCTGAACTAGATATTTCCCCTTGTCAACAGTGGGGAGAAGCATCTTCTCCTATTTCCAGAAACAGGGACAGTGTGATGACTCTTCAAAGTGGTTGTTTCGAAAACATTGAAAGTGAAACATATTTGCCTTTGAAAGTCTCAAGCCAAATAGACACACAAGACTCTTCAGTGAAGTTCTGTAAGAATGAGCCTCAGGATCATCAGGAAAGCAGACGTCTCTTTGTAATGGAAGAAAGCACTGAgagaaaagtgataaaggggGAAAGTTGTTCAGAGAACCTTCAAGTTAAACTGGTGTCTGATGGACAAGAACTGGCCTCGCCATTGTTAAATGGTGAGGCAACTTGCCAGAATGGCCAGTTAAAAGAATCTTTGGATCCCATTGACTGTAACTGCAAAGACATTCATGGATGGAAATCACAGGTGGTCAGTTGTAGTCAGCAGAGAGCTCATACAGAGGAGAAACCCTGTGACCATAATAACTGTGGGAAAATACTTAACACCAGCCCAGATGGTCATCCATATGAGAAAATCCACACTGCAGAGAAACAATACGAATGTAGTCAGTGTGGTAAGAACTTCAGTCAAAGCTCAGAGCTACTACTTCATCAGAGAGACCACACAGAagaaaaaccctacaaatgtgagcAATGTGGGAAGGGCTTCACAAGGAGCTCGAGTCTGCTTATCCATCAGGCAGTCCACACAGATGAGAAGCCTTATAAGTGTGACAAGTGTGGGAAGGGCTTCACCAGGAGCTCAAGTCTGCTCATCCATCATGCCGTCCATACAGGCGAAAAACCTTATAAATGTGACAAGTGTGGGAAGGGCTTTAGTCAGAGCTCCAAACTGCACATCCACCAGCGagtccacactggagagaagccctatgaGTGTGAGGAGTGTGGTATGAGCTTCAGTCAGCGCTCAAACCTGCACATCCACCAGCGAGTACACACAGGAGAGAGGCCCTACAAGTGTGGTGAGTGTGGGAAGGGCTTCAGTCAGAGCTCGAACCTTCACATTCACCGGTGCATCCACACAGGAGAGAAGCCTTACCAATGCTATGAGTGTGGGAAGGGTTTCAGCCAGAGCTCGGATCTTCGCATCCATCTCAGagtccacactggagagaagccctatCACTGTGGCAAGTGTGGGAAGGGATTTAGCCAGAGTTCCAAACTCCTCATCCACCAGAGAGTacatactggagagaagccctatgaGTGCAGCAAGTGTGGGAAGGGCTTCAGCCAGAGCTCCAACCTTCACATCCACCAGCGGGTTCACAAGAAAGATCCTCGCTAA
- the ZNF239 gene encoding zinc finger protein 239 isoform X2: MRNPSPLGVRNDQGPGTSYIQGCLCGLHRGGVRSPGLCSQEAVRSCDAGQLQKLGLGDLNENSVENLQQKTLQDLLHELSSWLVLEGMASTITGSQDCIVNHRGEVDGEPELDISPCQQWGEASSPISRNRDSVMTLQSGCFENIESETYLPLKVSSQIDTQDSSVKFCKNEPQDHQESRRLFVMEESTERKVIKGESCSENLQVKLVSDGQELASPLLNGEATCQNGQLKESLDPIDCNCKDIHGWKSQVVSCSQQRAHTEEKPCDHNNCGKILNTSPDGHPYEKIHTAEKQYECSQCGKNFSQSSELLLHQRDHTEEKPYKCEQCGKGFTRSSSLLIHQAVHTDEKPYKCDKCGKGFTRSSSLLIHHAVHTGEKPYKCDKCGKGFSQSSKLHIHQRVHTGEKPYECEECGMSFSQRSNLHIHQRVHTGERPYKCGECGKGFSQSSNLHIHRCIHTGEKPYQCYECGKGFSQSSDLRIHLRVHTGEKPYHCGKCGKGFSQSSKLLIHQRVHTGEKPYECSKCGKGFSQSSNLHIHQRVHKKDPR; this comes from the exons ATGAG GAATCCATCCCCTCTGGGAGTAAGAAATGACCAGGGTCCGG GAACCAGTTACATTCAAGGATGCCTCTGTGGCCTTCACCGAGGAGGAGTGAGGTCACCTGGACTCTGCTCCCAGGAAGCTGTGCGGAGCTGTGATGCTGGGCAACTACAGAAACTTGGTCTTG GAGACTTGAATGAAAATTCTGTGGAGAATCTTCAGCAGAAAACACTTCAGGATCTGTTACATGAGCTTTCCTCCTGGCTAGTTTTGGAAGGCATGGCCAGTACAATTACTGGAAGTCAGGATTGTATTGTGAATCATCGAGGGGAAGTGGATGGGGAGCCTGAACTAGATATTTCCCCTTGTCAACAGTGGGGAGAAGCATCTTCTCCTATTTCCAGAAACAGGGACAGTGTGATGACTCTTCAAAGTGGTTGTTTCGAAAACATTGAAAGTGAAACATATTTGCCTTTGAAAGTCTCAAGCCAAATAGACACACAAGACTCTTCAGTGAAGTTCTGTAAGAATGAGCCTCAGGATCATCAGGAAAGCAGACGTCTCTTTGTAATGGAAGAAAGCACTGAgagaaaagtgataaaggggGAAAGTTGTTCAGAGAACCTTCAAGTTAAACTGGTGTCTGATGGACAAGAACTGGCCTCGCCATTGTTAAATGGTGAGGCAACTTGCCAGAATGGCCAGTTAAAAGAATCTTTGGATCCCATTGACTGTAACTGCAAAGACATTCATGGATGGAAATCACAGGTGGTCAGTTGTAGTCAGCAGAGAGCTCATACAGAGGAGAAACCCTGTGACCATAATAACTGTGGGAAAATACTTAACACCAGCCCAGATGGTCATCCATATGAGAAAATCCACACTGCAGAGAAACAATACGAATGTAGTCAGTGTGGTAAGAACTTCAGTCAAAGCTCAGAGCTACTACTTCATCAGAGAGACCACACAGAagaaaaaccctacaaatgtgagcAATGTGGGAAGGGCTTCACAAGGAGCTCGAGTCTGCTTATCCATCAGGCAGTCCACACAGATGAGAAGCCTTATAAGTGTGACAAGTGTGGGAAGGGCTTCACCAGGAGCTCAAGTCTGCTCATCCATCATGCCGTCCATACAGGCGAAAAACCTTATAAATGTGACAAGTGTGGGAAGGGCTTTAGTCAGAGCTCCAAACTGCACATCCACCAGCGagtccacactggagagaagccctatgaGTGTGAGGAGTGTGGTATGAGCTTCAGTCAGCGCTCAAACCTGCACATCCACCAGCGAGTACACACAGGAGAGAGGCCCTACAAGTGTGGTGAGTGTGGGAAGGGCTTCAGTCAGAGCTCGAACCTTCACATTCACCGGTGCATCCACACAGGAGAGAAGCCTTACCAATGCTATGAGTGTGGGAAGGGTTTCAGCCAGAGCTCGGATCTTCGCATCCATCTCAGagtccacactggagagaagccctatCACTGTGGCAAGTGTGGGAAGGGATTTAGCCAGAGTTCCAAACTCCTCATCCACCAGAGAGTacatactggagagaagccctatgaGTGCAGCAAGTGTGGGAAGGGCTTCAGCCAGAGCTCCAACCTTCACATCCACCAGCGGGTTCACAAGAAAGATCCTCGCTAA
- the ZNF239 gene encoding zinc finger protein 239 isoform X4, with product MAWLSYGVEGPGDLNENSVENLQQKTLQDLLHELSSWLVLEGMASTITGSQDCIVNHRGEVDGEPELDISPCQQWGEASSPISRNRDSVMTLQSGCFENIESETYLPLKVSSQIDTQDSSVKFCKNEPQDHQESRRLFVMEESTERKVIKGESCSENLQVKLVSDGQELASPLLNGEATCQNGQLKESLDPIDCNCKDIHGWKSQVVSCSQQRAHTEEKPCDHNNCGKILNTSPDGHPYEKIHTAEKQYECSQCGKNFSQSSELLLHQRDHTEEKPYKCEQCGKGFTRSSSLLIHQAVHTDEKPYKCDKCGKGFTRSSSLLIHHAVHTGEKPYKCDKCGKGFSQSSKLHIHQRVHTGEKPYECEECGMSFSQRSNLHIHQRVHTGERPYKCGECGKGFSQSSNLHIHRCIHTGEKPYQCYECGKGFSQSSDLRIHLRVHTGEKPYHCGKCGKGFSQSSKLLIHQRVHTGEKPYECSKCGKGFSQSSNLHIHQRVHKKDPR from the exons ATGGCCTGGCTCAGTTATGGCGTTGAAGGCCCTG GAGACTTGAATGAAAATTCTGTGGAGAATCTTCAGCAGAAAACACTTCAGGATCTGTTACATGAGCTTTCCTCCTGGCTAGTTTTGGAAGGCATGGCCAGTACAATTACTGGAAGTCAGGATTGTATTGTGAATCATCGAGGGGAAGTGGATGGGGAGCCTGAACTAGATATTTCCCCTTGTCAACAGTGGGGAGAAGCATCTTCTCCTATTTCCAGAAACAGGGACAGTGTGATGACTCTTCAAAGTGGTTGTTTCGAAAACATTGAAAGTGAAACATATTTGCCTTTGAAAGTCTCAAGCCAAATAGACACACAAGACTCTTCAGTGAAGTTCTGTAAGAATGAGCCTCAGGATCATCAGGAAAGCAGACGTCTCTTTGTAATGGAAGAAAGCACTGAgagaaaagtgataaaggggGAAAGTTGTTCAGAGAACCTTCAAGTTAAACTGGTGTCTGATGGACAAGAACTGGCCTCGCCATTGTTAAATGGTGAGGCAACTTGCCAGAATGGCCAGTTAAAAGAATCTTTGGATCCCATTGACTGTAACTGCAAAGACATTCATGGATGGAAATCACAGGTGGTCAGTTGTAGTCAGCAGAGAGCTCATACAGAGGAGAAACCCTGTGACCATAATAACTGTGGGAAAATACTTAACACCAGCCCAGATGGTCATCCATATGAGAAAATCCACACTGCAGAGAAACAATACGAATGTAGTCAGTGTGGTAAGAACTTCAGTCAAAGCTCAGAGCTACTACTTCATCAGAGAGACCACACAGAagaaaaaccctacaaatgtgagcAATGTGGGAAGGGCTTCACAAGGAGCTCGAGTCTGCTTATCCATCAGGCAGTCCACACAGATGAGAAGCCTTATAAGTGTGACAAGTGTGGGAAGGGCTTCACCAGGAGCTCAAGTCTGCTCATCCATCATGCCGTCCATACAGGCGAAAAACCTTATAAATGTGACAAGTGTGGGAAGGGCTTTAGTCAGAGCTCCAAACTGCACATCCACCAGCGagtccacactggagagaagccctatgaGTGTGAGGAGTGTGGTATGAGCTTCAGTCAGCGCTCAAACCTGCACATCCACCAGCGAGTACACACAGGAGAGAGGCCCTACAAGTGTGGTGAGTGTGGGAAGGGCTTCAGTCAGAGCTCGAACCTTCACATTCACCGGTGCATCCACACAGGAGAGAAGCCTTACCAATGCTATGAGTGTGGGAAGGGTTTCAGCCAGAGCTCGGATCTTCGCATCCATCTCAGagtccacactggagagaagccctatCACTGTGGCAAGTGTGGGAAGGGATTTAGCCAGAGTTCCAAACTCCTCATCCACCAGAGAGTacatactggagagaagccctatgaGTGCAGCAAGTGTGGGAAGGGCTTCAGCCAGAGCTCCAACCTTCACATCCACCAGCGGGTTCACAAGAAAGATCCTCGCTAA
- the ZNF239 gene encoding zinc finger protein 239 isoform X3 — protein MLGNYRNLVLVGDLNENSVENLQQKTLQDLLHELSSWLVLEGMASTITGSQDCIVNHRGEVDGEPELDISPCQQWGEASSPISRNRDSVMTLQSGCFENIESETYLPLKVSSQIDTQDSSVKFCKNEPQDHQESRRLFVMEESTERKVIKGESCSENLQVKLVSDGQELASPLLNGEATCQNGQLKESLDPIDCNCKDIHGWKSQVVSCSQQRAHTEEKPCDHNNCGKILNTSPDGHPYEKIHTAEKQYECSQCGKNFSQSSELLLHQRDHTEEKPYKCEQCGKGFTRSSSLLIHQAVHTDEKPYKCDKCGKGFTRSSSLLIHHAVHTGEKPYKCDKCGKGFSQSSKLHIHQRVHTGEKPYECEECGMSFSQRSNLHIHQRVHTGERPYKCGECGKGFSQSSNLHIHRCIHTGEKPYQCYECGKGFSQSSDLRIHLRVHTGEKPYHCGKCGKGFSQSSKLLIHQRVHTGEKPYECSKCGKGFSQSSNLHIHQRVHKKDPR, from the exons ATGCTGGGCAACTACAGAAACTTGGTCTTGGTGG GAGACTTGAATGAAAATTCTGTGGAGAATCTTCAGCAGAAAACACTTCAGGATCTGTTACATGAGCTTTCCTCCTGGCTAGTTTTGGAAGGCATGGCCAGTACAATTACTGGAAGTCAGGATTGTATTGTGAATCATCGAGGGGAAGTGGATGGGGAGCCTGAACTAGATATTTCCCCTTGTCAACAGTGGGGAGAAGCATCTTCTCCTATTTCCAGAAACAGGGACAGTGTGATGACTCTTCAAAGTGGTTGTTTCGAAAACATTGAAAGTGAAACATATTTGCCTTTGAAAGTCTCAAGCCAAATAGACACACAAGACTCTTCAGTGAAGTTCTGTAAGAATGAGCCTCAGGATCATCAGGAAAGCAGACGTCTCTTTGTAATGGAAGAAAGCACTGAgagaaaagtgataaaggggGAAAGTTGTTCAGAGAACCTTCAAGTTAAACTGGTGTCTGATGGACAAGAACTGGCCTCGCCATTGTTAAATGGTGAGGCAACTTGCCAGAATGGCCAGTTAAAAGAATCTTTGGATCCCATTGACTGTAACTGCAAAGACATTCATGGATGGAAATCACAGGTGGTCAGTTGTAGTCAGCAGAGAGCTCATACAGAGGAGAAACCCTGTGACCATAATAACTGTGGGAAAATACTTAACACCAGCCCAGATGGTCATCCATATGAGAAAATCCACACTGCAGAGAAACAATACGAATGTAGTCAGTGTGGTAAGAACTTCAGTCAAAGCTCAGAGCTACTACTTCATCAGAGAGACCACACAGAagaaaaaccctacaaatgtgagcAATGTGGGAAGGGCTTCACAAGGAGCTCGAGTCTGCTTATCCATCAGGCAGTCCACACAGATGAGAAGCCTTATAAGTGTGACAAGTGTGGGAAGGGCTTCACCAGGAGCTCAAGTCTGCTCATCCATCATGCCGTCCATACAGGCGAAAAACCTTATAAATGTGACAAGTGTGGGAAGGGCTTTAGTCAGAGCTCCAAACTGCACATCCACCAGCGagtccacactggagagaagccctatgaGTGTGAGGAGTGTGGTATGAGCTTCAGTCAGCGCTCAAACCTGCACATCCACCAGCGAGTACACACAGGAGAGAGGCCCTACAAGTGTGGTGAGTGTGGGAAGGGCTTCAGTCAGAGCTCGAACCTTCACATTCACCGGTGCATCCACACAGGAGAGAAGCCTTACCAATGCTATGAGTGTGGGAAGGGTTTCAGCCAGAGCTCGGATCTTCGCATCCATCTCAGagtccacactggagagaagccctatCACTGTGGCAAGTGTGGGAAGGGATTTAGCCAGAGTTCCAAACTCCTCATCCACCAGAGAGTacatactggagagaagccctatgaGTGCAGCAAGTGTGGGAAGGGCTTCAGCCAGAGCTCCAACCTTCACATCCACCAGCGGGTTCACAAGAAAGATCCTCGCTAA